Within the Polymorphobacter megasporae genome, the region CGTCGCCGCCGCCGCCGTCGCCTTCGGTGCCAGCCTCGCCGCGATGCCATCGACCCGGGCAGCGCTGCTGGCAGCAATCACCCAGTTCAGAGGCTCGCGCCTTGCTTGAGTCCATGCGCTCGCGACTGAAGCGTCTGCTGCTTCAGCGGCGACACCCCGGCCTCGTGCTGGGCAGTCGGAGCGAAGTCAGCGGCAGCAGCTTCGGAGCGAACGTCCGTATCGGAGCCGATGCGACCATCATCAGCTCAAGCTTTGGCGACAACTCCTACATCGGACCACGAGCAACCGTCGTGCACGCCGCGGTCGGCCGGTATTGCTCGATGGCGTCTGACATTCAAATCGGATCGGGGAGCCACCCGTCTCGGGGTTATGTCTCGTCGCATCCGATCTTCTATCTCGCGCGTCCGTCGATCGGATGGTCGTTTGTACATCAGGACCGGTTCACCGAATTCGGGACAACTTCGATCGGCAACGACGTCTGGATCGGCGCGAAAGCAACCGTGCGCGACGGCGTGTCGATCGGGGACGGTGCGATCATCGGGGCCGGGGCTGTGGTCGTGAAAGACGTCGCCCCGTATTCCATCGTCGGGGGAGTGCCCGCCAAGCTGTTGCGCATGCGCTTCCCCGAGACCGATATCGCGTTTCTCTTAGAGCTACGCTGGTGGGACCGCGGCGAGGACTGGCTCCGCGAGCATGCGGTTTACTTCGACGACGTCGCACGTTTGCGCGAGGTGCTTGCTCAACGGGCAGTTGGCGCATGACCGCACCTAGGCATCCGTCGGTTGAACAGCCCTCGATCGCGGTGGTCCACATCGTCTTGGCGCAGTTCGGCATCGCCCCGTTCCAGGATTTCATTGCGTCGTACCGCCGCCATGCCGCCGGTATCGGCCACTCGCTGGTCCTCGCGGTCAAAGGCTTCGAGAACGGCCTGCCCGCAGCGTATATCGGCCTGCTCGACGGCATCCCCCACGAGGCGATCGAGGTCCCCAACTTCGGCTTCGACATCGGGACATACTGGCGGCTCGCCACGGCGCTCGATCATCAAACATTCTGCTTTCTGAACTCACGCAGCGTAGTGCTCGGGGATCGCTGGCTGTCACATCTGGTCGCTCCGCTGTCGGTACCGGACGTCGGTGCGGCGGGCGCAAGCGGCTCTTTTCAAAGCCTGCTCGAGGAGCATCTTCGCTATGTTCGCCGCACACCCGGTGAACGCGGACTGCGATCGATGATCCGCAGATCATCGATCAACACGCTTCGCCACCGCCTGCTGTTCGCGCCATTCCCGAACCCCCATCTCCGCACGAACGCCGTCGCGATCGCGCGATCTACCTTGCTTGCGTTGCCCGTTCCCCGCACGGCGACGCGGCTGGCGACCGCCCGTTTCGAGAACGGGCGCAATAACTTCACCCGGCAACTCGATCGCCGTGGCCTCAAGGTTGTGGTTGTCGGTCGCAACGGCGTCGCTTATGAACCCTCCGATTGGCCGACGAGCGGTACCTTTTGGCAGGGCGATCAATCGAACCTTATGGTCGATGACAACCAGACCCTGAAATACGCGATCGCAGGACCGGCAGAACGACATACGCTCGCTGCGGCGGCGTGGACATCACAAGAGATTTGATGACACCGCTGCTCAGCCTCATCATCCCGACCCGCGAGCGTGCGCGGACGCTGGTGTCGACACTGGCGACCGCGACGGCACAGGCCAGCCGCGATTTCGAGATCGTCGTCAGCGACAACATGAGCGCCGACAACACGCGCGAAGTCGTGACCGCCGCGGCGGAAAACGACGATCGCATCCGTTACCTCAATTCCGGCGCGCGCCTGTCGATGTGCGGCAACTACGAGTTCGCGCTCGAGCAGGCGCGCGGGGATTATGTCGTGATCATCGGCGATGACGATGCGGTGATGCCGGGCGGCCTCGACCGGCTGCTGGCGCGGCTGCGCGCGCTGTCCGAACCGACGATCCACATGTGGCCGTTGCACATCTACGACTGGCCGGTCGGCGAGCTGCCCGCGAAAGTAGCTTATCTCGCGCCGGTGATCCCGGAATCGACACTCGATCTCAAGGCCAAGGCGCGCGACATTGTCCGGCGCGGGGCGTGGAAATATTACGAACTGCCGTCGCCCTATCACAGCGCCATTCCGCGCGCGATCCTCAGCAAGATCCGTGACCGCACCGGGCGCGTGTTTCATTCGACACAGCCCGACGTGTTTACCGCGATGGCGATCCCGGCCTACGCCGACCAAGCGATCAACCTTGGCACGACGGTGACCTTGAACGGCCGGTCAGCACAGTCTAATGGCCTCGGCTTTGTCCAGCGCAAGGCGCGCGTAAACATCGACCGGTTCATCGCCGAATACGGTGACTATCGATTCCACCCGACGCTCGCGACTGGCGTCCCCGCAGCCGCGAACATGATTCCCGATGCCGTGCTGCTGGCGGTCGATCTGTTCCCCGAACTCTACGATGGGGTCGACTTCGACTATAGCGCGATGTGGGCGTACGTCTGCCGGCTCGGCTTCATGTCGCACGGCGAGGTTGTCCGGAGTGCGCGGCGGATCGCCCAAGCGCATGACTTCAGCCTGCCGCGCTTTGCGCGCTTCGCTGCCTTGCACCAGGCGGCGGTCATCCGCCGCAGGCTGCTCAATGCGGCGACTCCGCTCGGCGGGCTGGCTGCGGCCGTGCCGGGCACGATCGACGAGTTCGTCAAGGCGCTCGCCCGCGAACCGCGGCCGACGCCCGCATGACGGCTGCGACCAAGCGCAGGCCGGGCCAATCGGTGCCCGTGGGCTTGCTGCTGACGCTCGTTACCTTTGCGCCGACGGTCGTATTCTATGCAGGCGTGACGACGTCGCTAACGCTTGGTGCGACGCTGGCTGGCATATTGTCCGTACTGATTGTTGCCGCTTGTCCGGTCGGACTTGGCGAACCGCTCGCCCGCGCCACGGCAAGTATGATCGCGATCATGCTCGTGCTGAGCGTCCATCTGCTCTTCGCCAGTTTGCTATACGCGGTCGATTTTCCACACGCGCTGGCATCATTCGCGCCGTTGCTCATCCTCTCCCTGGGGGGAGTAGCCCTGGCGGTCGCGATCCAGTCCGTGTCGCCGGAGCACTTCAATGCGGTGGTTCACAGCGTCTTCGCGGCGCTGTGTCTGGTTGCTTTGCTGCCGATCGTCGGCCTCGATTTTTCGCTGATCTACCCCGGTAACGGCTATGCGAAGCCGATCTACCCGTTCACCGAGCCGTCGCATTTCGCTTTGATCTTCATGCCCTTTTATCTTTACGCCTGTGTCACTGCGCAGGCCGGCCGGCGCCTGATGCTGCTCGGCCTCGGTCTTGTGCTGATCCTTGGGCTCGAGAGCCTGACCCTCGCGCTCGGCTGGTTGATCGTTGCGCTCATCTGTATGCGCGGGCTGGTCCTGCCGGTGATCGTCGTCGCGGCGCTGGCTGTGCTGCTGACCGTGCTCGACCTCAGTTACTTCCTCGATCGACTCGACTTCAGCGATGCGAACCAGAACCTGTCGACGCTGGTTTACCTGCAGGGGTGGGACCTGGCCAGCGAGGCGCTTACCGCGACCCACGGCTGGGGCGAGGGCTTCCAGCAACTTGGCCTGCAGGGCACCAATTCGCCGACATCACAGATCATCTACGCGCTGACCGGCAACGAAATGAACATTCTCGATGGCGGTTTTGTTTTAGCCAAGCTGGTCGGGGAGCTCGGTTATCTCGGGATGATCATCGTTGCCGGGCTGCTGACGGCAATTGTCAGATCGGTGATCGTGTTGCGCAAGGGCGCCCGGCTACCGGGGATGGTGCCCGCTCCGATGCTGTTTGCGCACGCGGTATTTGCCGGTTTTCTGGTCGAGCTTCTGGTTCGAGGTACAGGCTATTTCGCCGGGACGACGATGTTGCTGGTCACGGCCACAGTGCTGCGCAATCGGTTTTTCCGTTCTGTCGGAGAGTCTATGGTACCCAGCCGCAACGCCCCGCTAATCGCGGTCGCACGATGACTGACCTGATTATCAATGGCACGGCAATTACGCGGTCGTCGCGCGGTGCCCGTCGCTATTACGACGGCATCATGGCGAACCTCGATTGGCCGGGTGAAATCAGCATCACCGAACCATGGTCTCGGCTGACGCGCTTCAAGGAACTCGCCGAGCGCGGCCGATCCGACGCGATTTACTGGTCACCGGCACATCGTGGCCCGTTGTTTGCGCATAATCACGTGGTCACGGTGCTCGATTGCATCAACATCGAGCATGTCTACTGCGACGACGCACGCCTGCCGCTGCTGCGGGCAATGATGGGACGGCTGCTTGCGGGTGCGCGCCAGATCGTGTGCATCTCCGAAGCAACGCGCGCCGCCGTCGAGCGCAATTTCGTGATCGATCCGGCGAAACTTTCCGTAATTGCCGGCCCGACGGTGTTGCCGATCGCAAACGCCGCGATTGCACATGTAGACGACGACGATTTCGTGCTGATGGTGACGAACGCGCTCCCGCACAAGAATACCGCATTCGCCGCGGCGGCGATGGCGGCGAGCCGGGCTCGCGAACTTGGGATCGGCCTGCGTGTCGTCGGCGCGCTCGCCGAGGGCAGCGCCGCGCTTTGTGCTGCCGCCGGGGTCAAGGTCGAGATATTTCACAATGTCGACGATGCGACGCTTTATGGCTGGATGCGGCGCTGCCGTTTCCTGCTTTCGCCCAGTCTTGCGGAGGGTCTGAACCTGCCGATCGCCGAGGCGGTCTCGCTCGGCGTGAACGTGGTGTGTTCGGACATCGCGGTGCACCAGGAATTCTTCGCCTCGGACGCGCTGTTCTTCGACCCCCTCAGCCACGCTTCGCTTGTCGCCGTGCTCGATGATGCGCTCCAGCGGTCAGGCCGGTGGTTTCCCGCAACCGCGAAACCGGGACCCACGTTTGGCGACGTCGCCGCGCAATACCGCGCCTTGTTTGAGCGCATGGCACCATGATGCCGTCCAGATTCTACGTCGTCGGTCATGCGCTGGCAGGTGACGAGCGCGTATCGCCCGCGGCGGTCGGCAGTATTCTGGCGTGGCTTGTGCAGACTTCGGGGGTGCGGTGGGACAGCCGCCGAACTCCCGCCAATAAACAATAAACGAGAGAATGAATGAAAAAGGCACTGATCACCGGCGTCACCGGACAGGACGGGGCGTACCTGACCCAGTTGCTTCTCGGCCAAGGCTATGCCGTACGTGGTGCGTATCGGCGGACGAGTTCGGTCGATTTCTGGCGGCTGGCGGCGCTCGGCGTTCTCGATCACCCCAACTTCTCGGCGGTCGAGTTCGACTTGACCGACCCAGGCTCGTGCATCTCGCTGGTCCGCAACGCGGGCGCGACCGAAGTCTATAATCTCGCGGCCCAGAGCTTTGTCGGAGTGTCGTTCGCAATTCCGGCGGCAACATCGCAAATTACCGGGATCGGCGCACTCAACCTGCTCGAGGCGATCCGGGTGATCGATCCGGCGATCCGCTTCTACCAGGCCTCGACTTCGGAGATGTTCGGCAAGGTCCAGGCGGTGCCGCAGAGCGAGACGACACCCTTTTATCCGCGCAGCCCGTATGCGGTCGCCAAGCTATATGCTCACTGGCTGACAATAAACTACCGCGAAGCCTATGGGATGTTCGCGTCGAGCGGGATTTTGTTCAACCACGAATCGCCGCTTCGCGGGATCGAGTTCGTGACTCGCAAGATAACCGACGGCGTTGCCCGGTTGCGGCGCGGGACGCTTGATTGCCTTGAACTCGGCAATCTCGACGCCCGGCGCGACTGGGGCTTTGCTGGGGAATATGTCGAGGGTATGTGGCGCATGTTGCAGACCGACACGCCCGACACTTATGTCCTCGCCACCGGACGAACCGAGACGGTCCGCGATTTCGTCAGCCTCGCCGCGACCGCCGCAGGCTTCGAACTCGACTTCGAGGGCGAGGGCGACAGCGAACTGGCCCGCGACCGTACTACCGGAAAAGTCGTCGTCCGGGTCAATCCAAACTTTTACCGCCCGGCCGAAGTCGAGATGCTCATCGGCGACGCGACCAAGGCGCGGGTCGATCTCGGCTGGGAAGCCTCGACTTCGCTCGAGACGCTCTGCACGATGATGGTCGAAGCCGACCTCGCGCGGCACGCCCCGGGCAGCGCGCCGGCGCGCTGAGGTGACGCGTCGGGCGCTGATCACGGGCATCGAGGGTTTTACCGGGCAGTATGTCGCTGCCGAGCTGTCCCGTCGCGGCTTCGAGGTCCACGGCACCACGCGGGCGGCGTCTACGCAGCCCGACTGGCATCAGGTCGATCTCCTCGATGCCACAGCATTGGCGACGGTGGTCGAAGCCGTCGCGCCGACGCACGTCGTTCATCTTGCAGCGGTCGCCTTTGTCGCCAGCAATGATGTCGAGGCGATCTACCGAGTCAACATCGTCGGGACACGTAATCTGCTGTCGGCGCTAGCACCGCACGCTGCGGTCTTGCGCGCGGTCGTCCTTGCCAGCAGTGCAAGCGTCTACGGCAACACACCCGACTCGCCGATTGCTGAAGCGACGCCGCCGCGACCATCGAACGACTATGCAATCAGCAAGTTGGCGATGGAATTCGTCGCCGCCGCATGGGCCGAACGGGTGCCGGCAACCGTCGTCAGGCCGTTCAATTATACGGGTGTCGGCCAGGCTCCGGAATTCCTGATCCCCAAGATTGTCGCGGCTTTCCGGCGACGCGCGCCGGTCATCGAGCTTGGGAATCTCGACGTCGCGCGGGAGTTTTCCGATGTTCGCGATGTTGCCGCCGATTATGCCGATCTTGTCGAGGCGGGCATCGCAGAGACGGTCAACCTGTGTTCGGGGATCGCTTACAGCATCGGCGACGTGCTCGCGATGGCCACCTCAATCACCGGGCATTCGATCGACGTGCACACCAACCCAGCCTTCGTCCGTGCGGGCGACATCGCGCATCTTGCCGGTGACAATGCACGGCTTCGCCGCATCGCCCCTGCCACGCGGAGGCGGCCGTTCGACGAAACCCTACGCTGGATGCTGGAGGCGTAACGGTTCGTCGTCGTCGAACGCGCCGGCACTGCCGACCGCACACCAAGGCCCGGACGTTACTCCATACTCTCAATAAATTGCTGCCGGCGAATACTGCGTCGAATCATGCTGAACAGTGGAAGCACAGCAATTGCCAGCGCGATCCACACGACCAGCGCAAGCACCACAGCGAGCAACAATACCAGCCACGGATTCGGCGTCGTAAAATTCGGCGAAACCCAGATACCGCCAAAACTTTCGGCCGCGAAAGAGGCGTCGACGCTCGCCATCATGCGCGTCTTTTCATAGGTGCTGAGCGCCTGCAGGACTGATACGCGGTAATCCTCAACCTGGATCTGTGCGAGCCGCTGCTCAAGATATCTGACGTAGATTGCCGCCCGCGTCAGCGACCGCTGCCTGAGGAAGTTGTCGGTAGCGGCATTTGTCTCGCGCAGCAGTTCAGCCGCGAACTGCGGGTCTTCGTTCTCGTACGACAATTGAATAAATGGTTTCTTCTTGTTTTCGAGGACGACAATGCTTTTCTGAATATAGGCCTGAAGTTCGCTTGCACCCGGCGGCTGCCATGGCTTGATCGGCACGCCTAGCAAGCTTTTGACAGTTACAGACAGACTGCGCAGCGCCGAATGTGGCTCGCGCCACTGTCGCTGACTTGCGTCCCACGATTGGCTGAAAATGGCCCGCATCAATGCTTCGTTGCGGCTTAATTTTTCGGCGACCGGGTAGGACGTCACCGCCTCGGCATAGATCCCGAACGCCGGGCCGCCCTGATTATTCAAATCGACCCCGACGATCGTGCTGATACTGGCAAGGCCGCCGGTGGCTTTCGGCGCATTCTGGTCGGCCGGCGTTACGGTCAAGATCGCCGCATATTTGTACGTAGCAATATGAAGATAGACGATTGCAGCCCCAACAAAAACGATCAGGAGCGCCAGGCCGAGAAACTTGCGCCTCCGCAGAGCCTGGATCCAGTCGATTAGGATAGAACGATTAGGTTCGACGATTTCATCAGACTGCAGCGGCGTAGACATTGAATTCCAATCGATAAGTCCTGCCGTCAGTGCAGGGCGGCCTGCACCACCGGTGCCGGCTGCGCCAAGAACCACACGTGGGATAGCGCCGCACCGTGGCAGTTGCCAGAGTTGACGTATGGCCCATCCACCAAATCGCGCATCACCTGTGTTCAATCGTCTCGCTCAGGCGCCGAAGAGGACCGCACGCACAAGCATGTAAAAATTGCCTGGTTCAGAAGCATCGACCTATTGAGTAAAGCCCGTGGCGGAGAGGGTGGGAATCGATTAATTGAAGCAACACCTTGTTTTATTACAGATTGGGCACCTACCTTCGATGACGGGTGCCCC harbors:
- a CDS encoding xenobiotic acyltransferase family protein; translated protein: MRSRLKRLLLQRRHPGLVLGSRSEVSGSSFGANVRIGADATIISSSFGDNSYIGPRATVVHAAVGRYCSMASDIQIGSGSHPSRGYVSSHPIFYLARPSIGWSFVHQDRFTEFGTTSIGNDVWIGAKATVRDGVSIGDGAIIGAGAVVVKDVAPYSIVGGVPAKLLRMRFPETDIAFLLELRWWDRGEDWLREHAVYFDDVARLREVLAQRAVGA
- a CDS encoding glycosyltransferase family 2 protein — protein: MTPLLSLIIPTRERARTLVSTLATATAQASRDFEIVVSDNMSADNTREVVTAAAENDDRIRYLNSGARLSMCGNYEFALEQARGDYVVIIGDDDAVMPGGLDRLLARLRALSEPTIHMWPLHIYDWPVGELPAKVAYLAPVIPESTLDLKAKARDIVRRGAWKYYELPSPYHSAIPRAILSKIRDRTGRVFHSTQPDVFTAMAIPAYADQAINLGTTVTLNGRSAQSNGLGFVQRKARVNIDRFIAEYGDYRFHPTLATGVPAAANMIPDAVLLAVDLFPELYDGVDFDYSAMWAYVCRLGFMSHGEVVRSARRIAQAHDFSLPRFARFAALHQAAVIRRRLLNAATPLGGLAAAVPGTIDEFVKALAREPRPTPA
- a CDS encoding glycosyltransferase, yielding MTDLIINGTAITRSSRGARRYYDGIMANLDWPGEISITEPWSRLTRFKELAERGRSDAIYWSPAHRGPLFAHNHVVTVLDCINIEHVYCDDARLPLLRAMMGRLLAGARQIVCISEATRAAVERNFVIDPAKLSVIAGPTVLPIANAAIAHVDDDDFVLMVTNALPHKNTAFAAAAMAASRARELGIGLRVVGALAEGSAALCAAAGVKVEIFHNVDDATLYGWMRRCRFLLSPSLAEGLNLPIAEAVSLGVNVVCSDIAVHQEFFASDALFFDPLSHASLVAVLDDALQRSGRWFPATAKPGPTFGDVAAQYRALFERMAP
- the gmd gene encoding GDP-mannose 4,6-dehydratase, whose protein sequence is MKKALITGVTGQDGAYLTQLLLGQGYAVRGAYRRTSSVDFWRLAALGVLDHPNFSAVEFDLTDPGSCISLVRNAGATEVYNLAAQSFVGVSFAIPAATSQITGIGALNLLEAIRVIDPAIRFYQASTSEMFGKVQAVPQSETTPFYPRSPYAVAKLYAHWLTINYREAYGMFASSGILFNHESPLRGIEFVTRKITDGVARLRRGTLDCLELGNLDARRDWGFAGEYVEGMWRMLQTDTPDTYVLATGRTETVRDFVSLAATAAGFELDFEGEGDSELARDRTTGKVVVRVNPNFYRPAEVEMLIGDATKARVDLGWEASTSLETLCTMMVEADLARHAPGSAPAR
- a CDS encoding NAD-dependent epimerase/dehydratase family protein, which encodes MTRRALITGIEGFTGQYVAAELSRRGFEVHGTTRAASTQPDWHQVDLLDATALATVVEAVAPTHVVHLAAVAFVASNDVEAIYRVNIVGTRNLLSALAPHAAVLRAVVLASSASVYGNTPDSPIAEATPPRPSNDYAISKLAMEFVAAAWAERVPATVVRPFNYTGVGQAPEFLIPKIVAAFRRRAPVIELGNLDVAREFSDVRDVAADYADLVEAGIAETVNLCSGIAYSIGDVLAMATSITGHSIDVHTNPAFVRAGDIAHLAGDNARLRRIAPATRRRPFDETLRWMLEA
- a CDS encoding Wzz/FepE/Etk N-terminal domain-containing protein; protein product: MNTGDARFGGWAIRQLWQLPRCGAIPRVVLGAAGTGGAGRPALTAGLIDWNSMSTPLQSDEIVEPNRSILIDWIQALRRRKFLGLALLIVFVGAAIVYLHIATYKYAAILTVTPADQNAPKATGGLASISTIVGVDLNNQGGPAFGIYAEAVTSYPVAEKLSRNEALMRAIFSQSWDASQRQWREPHSALRSLSVTVKSLLGVPIKPWQPPGASELQAYIQKSIVVLENKKKPFIQLSYENEDPQFAAELLRETNAATDNFLRQRSLTRAAIYVRYLEQRLAQIQVEDYRVSVLQALSTYEKTRMMASVDASFAAESFGGIWVSPNFTTPNPWLVLLLAVVLALVVWIALAIAVLPLFSMIRRSIRRQQFIESME